The following coding sequences are from one Thermostaphylospora chromogena window:
- the glgX gene encoding glycogen debranching protein GlgX yields MREVWPGDSYPLGGTWDGVGTNFSVFSEVAERVELCLFDDEGREERVDLTEVDGLCWHGYLPGIMPGQRYGFRVHGPYDPARGHRCNPSKLLLDPYAKAVEGELTWHQALFSYDFTDPSRMNTEDSAPYMPKNVVVNPFFDWGTDRPPRTPYHQTVIYEAHVRGLTMRHPAVPEEQRGTFAGLAHPAVIDHLLSLGVTAVELMPVHQFVPEHALVARGLTNYWGYNTISYLAPHNGYSSTGQRGQQVQEFKAMVKALHEAGIEVILDVVYNHTAEGDHMGPTLSFRGIDNAAYYRLHDGDRRYYLDYTGCGNSLNVRSPHALQLIMDSLRYWVLEMHVDGFRFDLASALARELHDVDRLSAFFDIIQQDPVISQVKLIAEPWDVGPGGYQVGNFPPLWTEWNGKYRDTVRDFWRGHGSALPEFATRLAGSQDLYAPSARRPVASINFVTCHDGFTLNDLVSYDRKHNEDNGEDNRDGTDDNRSWNCGAEGPVEDPEIIRLRHRQRRNFLATLFLSQGVPMLTAGDEFGRTQLGNNNAYCQDNEISWVDWSLVHVEADLLAFVRRLSELRRDHPVFQRRRFFHGRKDGNGMRDIVWFTPGGREMSSADWHTGYAKSLAVYLNGEAITEPGPRGERIVDDSFLLLINAHHEKLDFTLPGVDFGDAWQVVIDTAEDKPREEPSPEERIPAGSRVPVIGRSLQLLRRARSESARSGTAG; encoded by the coding sequence ATGCGTGAGGTATGGCCGGGCGATTCCTATCCACTCGGCGGCACCTGGGACGGCGTGGGTACCAACTTCTCGGTGTTCTCCGAGGTGGCCGAGCGGGTCGAGCTGTGCCTGTTCGACGACGAGGGCCGGGAGGAACGCGTCGACCTCACCGAGGTCGACGGCCTGTGCTGGCACGGCTACCTGCCGGGCATCATGCCCGGCCAGCGGTACGGCTTCCGCGTCCACGGCCCCTACGACCCCGCTCGCGGTCACCGGTGCAACCCGTCCAAGCTGCTGCTCGACCCCTACGCCAAGGCGGTCGAGGGTGAGCTGACCTGGCACCAGGCGCTGTTCTCCTACGACTTCACCGATCCCTCGCGGATGAACACCGAGGACAGCGCGCCCTACATGCCGAAGAACGTCGTGGTCAACCCGTTCTTCGACTGGGGCACCGACCGGCCGCCGCGCACGCCGTACCACCAGACCGTGATCTACGAGGCGCATGTCCGCGGACTGACGATGCGCCATCCCGCGGTGCCGGAGGAGCAGCGCGGCACCTTCGCCGGGCTCGCCCACCCCGCGGTCATCGACCACCTGCTCAGCCTGGGCGTCACCGCGGTCGAGCTGATGCCGGTGCACCAGTTCGTGCCCGAGCACGCGCTGGTCGCCCGCGGCCTGACCAACTACTGGGGGTACAACACCATCTCCTACCTCGCCCCGCACAACGGCTACTCCTCGACGGGGCAGCGCGGCCAGCAGGTGCAGGAGTTCAAGGCGATGGTCAAGGCCCTGCACGAGGCGGGCATCGAGGTCATCCTCGACGTGGTCTACAACCACACCGCCGAGGGCGACCACATGGGGCCCACGCTGAGCTTCCGCGGCATCGACAACGCCGCCTACTACCGGCTGCACGACGGCGACCGGCGTTACTACCTCGACTACACCGGGTGCGGCAACTCCCTCAACGTGCGTTCCCCGCACGCGCTCCAGCTCATCATGGACTCGCTGCGGTACTGGGTGCTGGAGATGCACGTCGACGGCTTCCGGTTCGACCTCGCCTCCGCGCTCGCCCGCGAGCTGCACGACGTCGACCGCCTGTCGGCGTTCTTCGACATCATCCAGCAGGATCCCGTGATCTCGCAGGTCAAGCTGATCGCCGAACCGTGGGACGTCGGGCCGGGCGGCTACCAGGTGGGCAACTTCCCGCCGCTGTGGACGGAGTGGAACGGCAAGTACCGCGACACGGTGCGGGACTTCTGGCGCGGCCACGGATCGGCGCTGCCGGAGTTCGCGACCCGGCTGGCCGGCTCGCAGGATCTCTACGCCCCCTCGGCGCGCCGTCCGGTGGCCTCGATCAACTTCGTGACCTGCCACGACGGTTTCACCCTCAACGACCTGGTCTCCTACGACCGCAAGCACAACGAGGACAACGGCGAGGACAACCGGGACGGCACCGACGACAACCGGTCGTGGAACTGCGGCGCCGAAGGGCCGGTCGAGGACCCGGAGATCATACGGCTGCGCCACCGGCAGCGCCGTAACTTCCTGGCCACCCTGTTCCTGTCGCAGGGGGTGCCGATGCTGACCGCGGGCGACGAGTTCGGCCGCACCCAGCTCGGCAACAACAACGCCTACTGCCAGGACAACGAGATCTCCTGGGTCGACTGGTCGCTCGTGCACGTCGAGGCCGACCTGCTGGCGTTCGTCCGCAGGCTCTCCGAGCTGCGCCGCGACCATCCCGTCTTCCAGCGGCGGCGGTTCTTCCACGGCCGCAAGGACGGCAACGGCATGCGGGACATCGTGTGGTTCACCCCGGGCGGCCGGGAGATGTCCTCCGCCGACTGGCACACCGGTTACGCCAAGTCGCTGGCCGTCTACCTCAACGGCGAGGCCATCACCGAGCCGGGCCCCCGCGGCGAGCGGATCGTCGACGATTCGTTCCTGCTGTTGATCAACGCCCACCACGAGAAGCTGGACTTCACCCTCCCCGGCGTCGACTTCGGGGACGCGTGGCAGGTGGTGATCGACACCGCCGAGGACAAACCGCGCGAGGAGCCCTCGCCCGAGGAGCGGATTCCCGCCGGTTCGCGGGTGCCGGTCATCGGGCGTTCCCTGCAGCTTCTGCGCCGCGCGAGGAGCGAGTCCGCGCGGAGCGGGACGGCCGGGTGA
- a CDS encoding class I SAM-dependent methyltransferase: MAQTLSPDRAHEWITRWDRQQEGYLPDREERFTVLIDAVEAHVGRADPLVLDLGCGPGSLSARLLDRLPRATVVAVDADPLLLALGRACYSSLPGLRFAELDLRRPGWSRELGLERAPDAAVSTTALHWLAERDLRALYAELAGLLRPGGILLNGDHLEADGSASRLRGLEREIARKAIRRRFPDGHPEDWRQWWDAFTADPALASLMAGLENGSSAASHDGSESILMSAHVEALREAGFTEIDTIWQRGDDRILAALLP; this comes from the coding sequence GTGGCGCAAACCCTTTCCCCCGACCGCGCGCACGAGTGGATCACGCGCTGGGACCGCCAGCAGGAGGGTTACCTCCCGGACCGCGAGGAGCGTTTCACCGTGCTCATCGACGCCGTGGAGGCGCACGTCGGGCGGGCCGATCCGCTCGTCCTCGACCTCGGCTGCGGCCCGGGGTCGCTGTCCGCGCGGCTGCTGGACCGGCTCCCGCGGGCCACCGTCGTCGCCGTCGACGCCGACCCGCTCCTGCTCGCTCTCGGCCGCGCGTGCTACTCGTCGCTCCCCGGCCTGCGCTTCGCCGAACTCGATCTGCGTCGTCCCGGCTGGTCGCGGGAGCTGGGCCTGGAGCGCGCACCGGACGCCGCGGTCAGCACGACGGCCCTGCACTGGCTGGCCGAGCGCGACCTGCGCGCCCTCTACGCCGAGCTGGCGGGCCTGCTGCGCCCGGGCGGGATCCTCCTCAACGGCGACCACCTGGAGGCCGACGGCTCCGCGTCCCGGCTGCGCGGTCTGGAGCGTGAGATCGCCCGGAAGGCCATCCGCCGCCGCTTCCCCGACGGCCACCCGGAGGACTGGCGGCAGTGGTGGGACGCGTTCACCGCCGACCCCGCCCTCGCCTCCCTGATGGCCGGACTGGAGAACGGGTCGTCGGCCGCCTCCCACGACGGATCGGAGTCCATCCTCATGTCCGCCCACGTCGAAGCGCTGCGCGAGGCGGGCTTCACCGAGATCGACACCATCTGGCAGCGCGGCGACGACCGCATCCTCGCCGCCCTGCTCCCCTGA
- the ligD gene encoding non-homologous end-joining DNA ligase: protein MASPFIEIEVEGRTVKVTNPDKVFFPEAGVTKRELVEYYVRVGEGARRGMFERPVNLQRRPDGVHGEEIFQKRFPAKRPDWIRTVTVRFPSGRTAETLCVTHVADLAYSANLGTIDFHPWPVRAADVEHPDELRIDIDPQPGTGFEHAREVAFVAREVLDELGMTGFPKTSGGRGVHIAVRIEPRWSFTEVRYSAIAFAREVERRAPKLATTAWWKEERGERVFIDFNQNARDRTIVAAYSVRSRPHAPVSAPLTWEELQDADPLDFDIRTMPARFAEAGDVHAAIDEHAYALDELLEWYNRDPRDMPYPPNYPKMPGEPKRVQPSKARGSRA from the coding sequence ATGGCTTCGCCGTTCATCGAGATCGAGGTGGAGGGGCGGACCGTCAAGGTCACCAATCCCGACAAGGTGTTCTTCCCCGAGGCCGGGGTGACCAAGCGGGAGCTCGTCGAGTACTACGTGCGCGTGGGGGAGGGCGCGCGCAGAGGCATGTTCGAGCGGCCCGTGAACCTGCAGCGCCGTCCGGACGGCGTCCACGGCGAAGAGATCTTCCAGAAGCGCTTCCCCGCCAAGCGGCCCGATTGGATCCGCACGGTGACGGTGCGCTTCCCCAGCGGGCGCACGGCCGAAACGCTGTGCGTGACCCACGTCGCCGACCTCGCCTACAGCGCGAACCTCGGCACCATCGACTTCCACCCGTGGCCGGTGCGCGCCGCCGACGTGGAGCACCCCGACGAGCTGCGGATCGACATCGACCCCCAGCCCGGCACCGGTTTCGAGCACGCGCGCGAGGTCGCGTTCGTCGCCCGCGAGGTGCTGGACGAGCTGGGCATGACGGGCTTCCCCAAGACCTCGGGCGGGCGCGGCGTGCACATCGCCGTCCGGATCGAGCCCCGATGGTCGTTCACCGAGGTGCGTTACAGCGCGATCGCCTTCGCCCGCGAGGTCGAGCGCCGGGCCCCGAAGCTGGCCACCACCGCGTGGTGGAAGGAGGAGCGCGGCGAGCGGGTCTTCATCGACTTCAACCAGAACGCCCGCGACCGCACGATCGTGGCGGCCTACTCGGTGCGGTCGAGGCCGCACGCCCCCGTGTCGGCCCCGCTGACCTGGGAGGAGCTGCAGGACGCCGACCCGCTCGACTTCGACATCCGCACCATGCCCGCCCGCTTCGCCGAAGCGGGCGACGTGCACGCGGCCATCGACGAGCACGCGTACGCGCTGGACGAGCTGCTCGAGTGGTACAACCGCGACCCCCGGGACATGCCGTATCCGCCGAACTATCCGAAGATGCCCGGCGAGCCCAAGCGCGTGCAGCCCTCCAAGGCGCGCGGGTCTCGCGCCTGA
- the hemQ gene encoding hydrogen peroxide-dependent heme synthase — protein MSTEATPRAETRDLNETIRYTMWSVFRLRESCGGDRESLSREVDDLLAQAAQKDTVTRGCYEVAGFRADADYMFWWHAPAPEDLQEVYSRFRRTGLGRRSEPVWSVMGVHRPAEFNRAHIPAFLAGEEPKKYVSVYPFVRSYEWYLLPEDERRALLAEHGRMAAPYPDVRANTVACFSLNDYEWLLGFEADELHRIVDLMRHLRGAGARRHVREEIPFYTGVRKPVSEIVSALP, from the coding sequence ATGTCCACCGAGGCGACCCCGCGGGCGGAAACCCGCGACCTGAACGAGACGATCCGGTACACGATGTGGTCGGTCTTCCGGCTGCGCGAGTCGTGCGGCGGCGACCGCGAGTCGCTGAGCCGGGAGGTGGACGACCTGCTTGCGCAGGCCGCGCAGAAGGACACCGTGACCCGGGGCTGCTACGAGGTCGCCGGGTTCCGGGCGGACGCCGACTACATGTTCTGGTGGCACGCCCCCGCGCCGGAGGACCTGCAGGAGGTCTACTCCCGCTTCCGCAGGACCGGGCTGGGCCGCCGCAGCGAACCCGTGTGGTCGGTCATGGGCGTGCACCGGCCGGCCGAGTTCAACCGGGCGCACATTCCGGCCTTCCTGGCCGGGGAGGAGCCGAAGAAGTACGTGTCGGTGTACCCCTTCGTCCGCTCCTACGAGTGGTACCTGCTGCCGGAGGATGAGCGCCGGGCGCTGCTCGCCGAGCACGGACGGATGGCCGCCCCCTACCCCGACGTGCGCGCCAACACCGTCGCCTGCTTCTCCCTCAACGACTACGAGTGGCTGCTCGGCTTCGAGGCCGACGAGCTGCACCGCATCGTCGACCTCATGCGGCACCTGCGGGGAGCGGGCGCCCGCCGTCACGTCCGGGAGGAGATCCCCTTCTACACCGGCGTCCGCAAGCCGGTCTCGGAGATCGTCTCCGCCCTGCCCTGA
- a CDS encoding CGNR zinc finger domain-containing protein, whose translation MNFNSHADVVVAVAVDLVNALTDGARRGCPYVVPAGEERRAAVREALRGREVTDTEADELAEVAAELRTVFTSVAAGDVDAAAERVNRMLRDYAARPRLARHDGEPWHLHFHGEDGTLAQDWAASCATGLAVVIGGGQHNRLGVCTAPVCDRVYVDVSRNGTRRFCSTACQNRVKAAAFRARAVR comes from the coding sequence GTGAATTTCAACAGTCACGCGGACGTCGTGGTGGCGGTGGCGGTGGACCTGGTGAACGCGCTGACCGACGGCGCGCGGCGCGGCTGTCCGTACGTGGTCCCGGCCGGCGAGGAACGCCGGGCCGCGGTGCGGGAGGCGCTGCGCGGCAGAGAGGTCACCGACACCGAAGCGGACGAGCTGGCCGAAGTGGCGGCGGAGCTGCGGACCGTCTTCACCTCCGTGGCGGCCGGTGACGTCGACGCCGCCGCCGAGCGGGTCAACCGCATGCTGCGCGACTACGCGGCCCGCCCGCGCCTGGCCCGGCACGACGGCGAGCCGTGGCACCTGCACTTCCACGGTGAGGACGGCACGCTCGCGCAGGACTGGGCGGCGAGCTGCGCCACCGGGCTGGCCGTCGTGATCGGCGGAGGGCAGCACAACCGGCTCGGCGTCTGCACCGCCCCCGTCTGCGACCGCGTCTACGTCGACGTCTCCCGGAACGGCACCCGCAGGTTCTGCTCCACCGCCTGTCAGAACCGGGTCAAGGCCGCCGCCTTCCGCGCCCGCGCCGTCCGGTAG
- a CDS encoding pyrimidine reductase family protein, producing MRSIFPNDPQDSVDLAGCYAYPPDRPWLRVNMVASADGGAWLKGLSRGLSSPGDRRVFGVLRGLADVIVAGARTVRIEGYGPARPRDGWKALRVGRPPAPPIAVVTRRLDLDLAGPLFTCTGGSPRTIVITCEAAPRDRREEAAKLADVVIAGDDRVEMAEAVKALHERGLTRILCEGGSRLNGQLAAAGLIDELCLTISPMLIGGGAARVLNGPSCDVPLRLAHILEEDGFLFTRYVRATS from the coding sequence GTGCGCAGTATCTTTCCCAACGACCCGCAGGACTCGGTGGACCTCGCGGGCTGCTACGCCTACCCTCCCGACCGGCCGTGGCTTCGGGTGAACATGGTCGCGAGCGCCGACGGCGGCGCCTGGCTGAAAGGGCTGTCCAGGGGCCTGTCCTCCCCCGGTGACCGGCGTGTCTTCGGTGTTCTGCGCGGGCTGGCCGATGTGATCGTGGCCGGGGCGCGGACCGTCCGCATCGAGGGGTACGGTCCGGCGCGGCCCCGTGACGGGTGGAAGGCCCTGCGCGTGGGCCGTCCCCCGGCCCCGCCCATCGCGGTCGTCACCCGCAGGCTCGACCTCGACCTCGCCGGTCCCCTGTTCACCTGCACCGGAGGTTCGCCGCGCACGATCGTCATCACCTGCGAGGCGGCGCCCAGGGACCGCCGCGAGGAGGCCGCCAAGCTGGCCGACGTCGTCATCGCCGGGGACGACCGGGTCGAGATGGCCGAGGCGGTCAAGGCGCTGCACGAGCGCGGGCTGACGCGCATCCTGTGTGAGGGCGGGTCGCGGTTGAACGGGCAGCTCGCCGCCGCCGGTCTGATCGACGAACTGTGCCTGACGATCAGCCCCATGCTGATCGGCGGCGGGGCCGCGCGGGTGCTCAACGGGCCGAGCTGCGACGTGCCGCTCCGCCTGGCCCACATCCTGGAAGAGGACGGCTTCCTGTTCACCAGGTACGTCCGGGCGACGTCGTGA
- the msrB gene encoding peptide-methionine (R)-S-oxide reductase MsrB codes for MEKVVRSEAEWRQVLSPEEYRVLRQAGTEPPFTGEYVNTKTEGVYTCRACGAELFRSEAKFDSHCGWPSFYEPSDSDAVVLLEDRSLGMIRTEVRCARCDSHLGHVFHGEGYPTPTDDRYCINSIALRLEPEQG; via the coding sequence ATGGAGAAAGTGGTCAGGAGCGAAGCCGAGTGGCGGCAGGTGCTGTCCCCCGAGGAGTACCGGGTACTGCGGCAGGCCGGGACGGAACCCCCCTTCACGGGGGAGTACGTCAACACCAAGACGGAGGGCGTCTACACCTGCCGGGCCTGCGGGGCCGAACTGTTCCGCTCGGAGGCCAAGTTCGACTCCCACTGCGGATGGCCGTCGTTCTACGAGCCGTCCGACTCCGACGCGGTCGTCCTGCTGGAGGACCGCTCACTGGGCATGATCCGCACCGAGGTGCGCTGCGCCCGCTGCGACTCTCATCTGGGCCACGTCTTCCACGGTGAGGGCTACCCCACCCCCACCGACGACCGCTACTGCATCAATTCGATCGCCCTGCGACTGGAACCCGAGCAGGGATGA
- a CDS encoding OsmC family protein, which translates to MATTRTATTQWKGALLDGSGTVSLNSSGVGTYEVTWPARSEEPGGKTSPEELIAAAHSSCFSMALSHGLAQAGTPPQSVETRADVTFQPGEGITGIVLSVKARVPGITAEDFQAAAEKAKANCPVSKALSGTTITLQAELLG; encoded by the coding sequence ATGGCTACCACGCGCACCGCGACGACCCAGTGGAAGGGCGCGCTTCTCGACGGTTCCGGCACGGTCTCCCTGAACAGCTCCGGCGTGGGCACCTACGAGGTGACCTGGCCGGCCCGCTCGGAGGAGCCCGGCGGCAAGACCTCGCCCGAGGAGCTCATCGCCGCGGCCCACTCCTCGTGCTTCTCCATGGCGCTCTCGCACGGCCTGGCCCAGGCCGGCACGCCGCCGCAGTCGGTGGAGACCCGCGCCGACGTGACCTTCCAGCCCGGTGAGGGCATCACCGGCATCGTCCTGTCGGTCAAGGCCCGCGTGCCCGGCATCACCGCCGAGGACTTCCAGGCGGCGGCGGAGAAGGCGAAGGCCAACTGCCCGGTGAGCAAGGCCCTGTCGGGAACGACTATCACGCTCCAGGCCGAACTGCTCGGCTGA
- a CDS encoding ATP-dependent DNA ligase, which translates to MLARSVEAVPPQDGTLLYEPKWDGFRCVVFREGDAVHLGSRNERPFTRYFPELVAAVRAELPSRVVVDGEIVVRRGGALDFEALQQRIHPAASRVRLLAESTPASFIAFDLLAVGDEDLMRRPFAERRARLESIFGGAGDAVRLTPVTGDHRLAVEWFDAFEGAGLDGVVVKARDLPYTPDRRVMLKVKHERTADVVVAGYREHKTGPVVGSLLLGLYDDAGRLHHVGVAASFPMRRRAELIEELEPYLTDLASHPWGSWQAQATAERPEQRMPGAVTRWSSGRDLSFIPLRPELVVEVAYDRMEGDRFRHTAQFRRWRRDRTPESCTYRQLDRPVSYDLDDILAR; encoded by the coding sequence ATGCTGGCCAGGTCCGTCGAGGCGGTGCCCCCGCAGGACGGCACGCTGCTGTATGAGCCGAAGTGGGACGGCTTCCGCTGCGTCGTCTTCCGCGAGGGCGACGCCGTCCACCTCGGCAGCCGCAACGAGCGGCCGTTCACCCGCTACTTTCCCGAGCTGGTCGCGGCGGTCCGGGCCGAGCTGCCCTCCCGGGTGGTCGTGGACGGCGAGATCGTGGTGCGCCGGGGCGGCGCGCTCGATTTCGAAGCCCTCCAGCAGCGGATCCACCCCGCGGCGTCCCGGGTGAGGCTGCTGGCGGAGAGCACCCCCGCGTCGTTCATCGCCTTCGACCTGCTCGCGGTCGGCGACGAGGACCTGATGCGGCGTCCGTTCGCCGAGCGGCGGGCCCGGCTGGAGTCGATCTTCGGCGGGGCGGGTGACGCGGTCCGGCTCACCCCGGTCACCGGCGACCACCGGTTGGCGGTCGAGTGGTTCGACGCCTTCGAGGGGGCGGGATTGGACGGCGTCGTGGTCAAGGCGCGCGACCTGCCGTACACGCCGGATCGGCGTGTCATGCTCAAGGTCAAGCACGAGCGGACCGCCGACGTGGTGGTGGCCGGATACCGCGAGCACAAGACGGGGCCGGTGGTCGGTTCGCTGCTGCTGGGGTTGTATGACGACGCCGGGCGGCTGCACCACGTCGGGGTGGCCGCGTCGTTCCCGATGAGGCGCCGGGCCGAGTTGATCGAAGAGCTCGAGCCGTACCTGACCGATCTCGCCTCCCACCCGTGGGGCTCGTGGCAGGCGCAGGCGACGGCGGAGCGGCCCGAGCAGCGCATGCCGGGTGCGGTCACCCGGTGGAGCTCGGGCAGGGATCTGTCGTTCATCCCGCTGCGGCCGGAGCTGGTGGTGGAGGTCGCCTACGACCGCATGGAGGGCGACCGGTTCCGGCACACCGCGCAGTTCCGCCGCTGGCGCCGCGATCGCACGCCCGAGTCGTGCACCTACCGGCAGCTCGACCGCCCGGTCTCCTACGACCTGGACGACATCCTGGCCCGGTGA
- a CDS encoding isovaleryl-CoA dehydrogenase, whose product MTHDVFNQAPPLTGHDVSADPALIAGVRRENADWALGELHRLGVLAGTERAQEWGRLANDHPPVLRTHDRYGHRIDEVEFHPAWHELMAVAVENGLHASPWASARPGAHVARAAKFYVWSQVEAGHGCPISMTYASVAALRHSPALAAVWEPLLTSRHYDFGLRPAAEKRGVLAGMAMTEKQGGSDVRSNTTRAEPCGDGTYALTGHKWFNSAPMCDVFLVLAQTGEGLSCFLLPRVLPDGTRNAMRLMRLKDKLGNRSNASAEVEYERAIAWLVGEEGRGLRTILEMVNMTRLDCVIGSAAGMRYGVTRAVHHARHRTAFGKPLAEHPLMRNVLADLVLESEAATTLMMRVAGATDRALRGDRFESALRRVALAVAKYWVCRRAPGHAAEALECLGGNGYVEESQMPRLFRESPLNGIWEGSGNIAALDVLRAMTREPETLEAFLIEVGRAAGGDRRLDEAVDRLRESLSDLDDAELRARRIAEDMALVLSASLLLRFAPQEVADAFCASRLAGEGGHAYGTLPPGTDLEAIISRGAITS is encoded by the coding sequence GTGACCCACGACGTGTTCAACCAGGCTCCTCCGCTCACCGGTCACGACGTCTCCGCCGACCCCGCCCTCATCGCGGGCGTGCGGCGGGAGAACGCCGACTGGGCACTGGGCGAGCTGCACCGGCTCGGCGTGCTCGCCGGGACGGAGCGGGCACAGGAGTGGGGACGGCTCGCCAACGACCACCCGCCCGTCCTGCGCACGCACGACCGCTACGGACACCGCATCGACGAGGTCGAATTCCATCCGGCCTGGCACGAGCTGATGGCCGTCGCGGTGGAGAACGGGCTGCACGCCTCCCCCTGGGCGTCGGCCCGGCCGGGGGCGCACGTCGCCCGCGCCGCCAAGTTCTACGTGTGGTCGCAGGTGGAGGCGGGGCACGGGTGTCCCATCTCCATGACCTACGCCTCGGTGGCGGCGCTGCGCCACTCCCCCGCGCTGGCCGCCGTCTGGGAGCCGCTGCTGACCTCGCGGCACTACGACTTCGGGCTCCGCCCGGCCGCGGAGAAGCGCGGCGTGCTGGCCGGGATGGCGATGACCGAGAAGCAGGGCGGCTCGGACGTGCGGTCCAACACGACCAGGGCCGAACCGTGCGGCGACGGGACCTACGCCCTCACCGGCCACAAGTGGTTCAACTCCGCCCCCATGTGCGACGTGTTCCTCGTCCTGGCTCAGACCGGCGAAGGGCTGTCGTGCTTCCTGCTGCCCCGGGTGCTGCCGGACGGCACCCGCAACGCGATGCGGCTGATGCGGCTGAAGGACAAGCTCGGCAACCGGTCCAACGCCTCGGCCGAGGTGGAGTACGAACGCGCGATCGCGTGGCTGGTCGGCGAGGAGGGCCGCGGCCTGCGCACCATCTTGGAGATGGTCAACATGACCAGGCTCGACTGCGTGATCGGCTCGGCCGCCGGCATGCGCTACGGCGTCACCCGCGCGGTGCACCACGCCCGCCACCGCACCGCCTTCGGCAAGCCCTTGGCGGAGCACCCGCTGATGCGCAACGTGCTGGCCGACCTGGTGCTGGAGTCCGAGGCCGCCACCACGCTGATGATGCGGGTCGCCGGGGCCACCGATCGGGCGCTGCGCGGCGACCGGTTCGAAAGCGCGCTGCGCCGCGTCGCCCTGGCGGTGGCGAAGTACTGGGTGTGCCGGAGGGCCCCGGGGCACGCCGCGGAGGCGCTGGAGTGCCTGGGCGGCAACGGCTACGTCGAGGAGTCGCAGATGCCGCGGCTGTTCCGCGAATCACCGCTCAACGGCATTTGGGAGGGCTCGGGGAACATCGCCGCCCTGGACGTGCTGCGCGCGATGACCCGCGAGCCGGAGACCCTGGAGGCGTTCCTCATCGAGGTCGGCCGGGCGGCCGGAGGCGACCGGCGGCTGGACGAGGCCGTCGACCGGCTGCGCGAGTCGCTGAGCGACCTCGACGACGCCGAGCTGCGTGCCCGGCGGATCGCCGAGGACATGGCGCTGGTGCTCTCCGCCTCACTCCTGCTGCGCTTCGCGCCGCAGGAGGTCGCCGACGCCTTCTGCGCCTCCCGTCTGGCCGGAGAGGGGGGACACGCCTACGGAACCCTGCCGCCGGGAACGGACCTGGAAGCGATCATTTCTCGGGGGGCAATCACCTCCTGA